The nucleotide sequence GCCACCCGCGACGGGCGCCTGCCGGCCGGCTACCACCACCTGCGCCACCGGGTCCGGCTGCCGGACGGAGCCTTCGCTGCCGCGGCCGACGCGGTGCTCGGCTGGCGGCTGCACCGGGCCGCCGGCGTGGTCATGCGCACGGACGCGCCCCGCGCCGCCCCCGGCGTGCGGGTCACCCCCGGGCTCGGCGTCGGCCCGCTGCGGATCTGGGGCCCCACCGAGGTGGTCTGGACGGTGGACGAGCCGGACCGGGCCGGGTTCGGCTACGGCACGCTGCCCGGGCATCCGGAGGTCGGCGAGGAGGCGTTCCTGGTCACCCGGACCGCCGGCCGGGTCTGGTTCGAGGTGAGCGCGTTCAGCCGTCCGGCCCGCTGGTACGTGCGCGCCGCCGGGCCGGCCGCCCGGGCCGTGCAGCGGGGGTACGCCTGGTGGCTGGGGCGGACCGTGCGCCGGCTCTGCGGGGGTCAGTAGCCGGCGAAGGAGCGGATCGGGGCGCGCGGCCCGTACTTCGGGGCCTGGATGCCGGCGGCCTCCAGCAGCACGCAGACCCGCCCCCGGTGACCCCGGAACGGCTCCAGCAGGGCCAGCATCCGGGCGTCGTCGCCACGCGGTTCCCCGGCCAGCGCCCAGGCCACCGTGTTCGGGATGTGGTAGTCGCCGACGCTCACCGCGTCCGGGTCCCCGTAGGCGACGCGGACCACCTCGGCGGCGGTCCACGGGCCGATGCCGGCGATCGCGGTGAGCCGGCGGGTGGCCTCGGCGGCGTCGGCGCAGCGTTCCAGCCGGTCCGCGACGGCGGCCGCGCGGCGCAGCGTGTCGGCCCGCCGCTGCTCCACGCCGAACGGGTGGAAGACCCAGTACGGCGTGGCCGCCACGGCGGCGGCCTCGGGCGGCAGCAGCAGGGG is from Micromonospora terminaliae and encodes:
- a CDS encoding DUF1990 family protein; its protein translation is MPELTYPEVGATRDGRLPAGYHHLRHRVRLPDGAFAAAADAVLGWRLHRAAGVVMRTDAPRAAPGVRVTPGLGVGPLRIWGPTEVVWTVDEPDRAGFGYGTLPGHPEVGEEAFLVTRTAGRVWFEVSAFSRPARWYVRAAGPAARAVQRGYAWWLGRTVRRLCGGQ